The Magnetococcales bacterium genome includes a window with the following:
- a CDS encoding nitric oxide reductase activation protein, translated as MNVDQLEERLDTILEAALSSRRTTSIPAQRLARLAPEQQEQLLKWLAVTANLNPELAFQCATRGPDLLAEADQQVMAQWFCSTLARYDQEGLRGTLDYLNGAGSSLPGALSDQGALTLAEERTSLEHFIMGLGGRHLTLEEGEAPATDSEVIILPARLHRFPRIEQNRLLYQSMAALQWAFGRFGSFPSTLAEKLLEHGDGEQAAACYNTLESCRLDALLTRLLPGLSRRGAALWSHTSKPWPPVWHAARMDLSRTEARAMDALCWLPKVLTSPPPEPLAHHGVLHWQRALETRTRRMEREKRLFRQAVGEVLQRQPDIVLPNGTVDPDRLRIDLPDNLVCQIRLDGQRLVLPEDMDVLSRSIVQDLGAIPLEYLQPAGPGGYPASGGAQALDANPWQGVYHEEGAMLFDEWDHKRNDYRKGWCVLRELSLPEDRTAFVEETNQKYGGLIHHIRRSFEMIRGSDRRVRRQERGDEPDLDALIEAQVTLRLGQEMENRLFERMDRVDRRVATLILADMSGSTKGWVNDAIRESLILLSRALVILDDRFAIYGFSGNTRKQCEFYRVKAFTDPMDAAAYRRIAAIAPKDYTRMGVFIRRAIDILKTQEARSRLLITISDGRPEDYDSFLDGYRGPYGLADTRKALVEARRAGIHPFGITIDREAKEYLPHLYGPARFVVIDSARALPRKISDIYRNLTT; from the coding sequence ATGAATGTTGACCAACTGGAAGAGCGCCTGGACACCATCCTGGAGGCCGCTCTCTCCTCGCGCCGAACCACCTCCATCCCGGCGCAGCGTTTGGCCAGATTGGCGCCTGAACAACAGGAACAACTGCTGAAATGGCTGGCGGTGACAGCCAATCTCAACCCGGAACTGGCCTTTCAATGCGCCACCCGTGGACCCGACTTGCTGGCGGAAGCCGATCAGCAGGTCATGGCGCAGTGGTTCTGCTCGACCTTGGCCCGGTATGACCAGGAAGGTTTGCGCGGCACTTTGGATTATCTCAATGGCGCCGGCAGTTCGTTACCGGGAGCCCTGTCGGATCAAGGCGCATTGACCCTGGCCGAGGAACGGACCAGCCTGGAACATTTCATCATGGGCCTGGGTGGACGCCATCTGACCCTGGAGGAGGGGGAAGCCCCGGCCACGGACAGCGAGGTGATCATCCTGCCGGCTCGTCTGCACCGATTTCCCAGGATCGAGCAAAACCGTCTGCTCTACCAAAGCATGGCGGCGCTCCAGTGGGCCTTTGGCCGGTTTGGGAGCTTCCCTTCCACCTTGGCGGAAAAGCTGCTGGAGCATGGCGATGGCGAACAGGCTGCCGCCTGCTACAACACCCTGGAGAGTTGCCGACTCGACGCCCTGTTGACGCGGCTGCTGCCGGGCCTCTCCCGGCGCGGCGCCGCCCTGTGGTCGCACACCTCCAAACCTTGGCCGCCTGTCTGGCACGCAGCCAGGATGGATCTCAGCCGAACCGAGGCACGTGCCATGGATGCGCTGTGCTGGTTGCCAAAGGTGCTGACCTCTCCTCCCCCCGAACCCCTGGCGCACCATGGCGTTCTTCATTGGCAACGGGCCCTGGAGACCCGAACCCGCCGCATGGAGCGCGAAAAACGGCTCTTCCGGCAGGCGGTGGGTGAGGTGTTGCAGCGCCAACCCGATATTGTTCTGCCCAACGGCACGGTCGATCCGGACCGGTTGCGCATCGACCTGCCCGACAATCTCGTCTGCCAGATCCGTCTCGATGGTCAACGCCTGGTCCTGCCGGAAGACATGGATGTCCTGTCCCGCTCCATCGTCCAGGATCTGGGTGCCATTCCCCTTGAATATCTCCAACCTGCCGGCCCGGGAGGCTATCCCGCCTCAGGGGGTGCCCAGGCTCTCGACGCCAACCCTTGGCAAGGGGTCTACCACGAAGAAGGGGCCATGCTGTTTGATGAATGGGATCACAAACGCAACGACTATCGCAAAGGGTGGTGCGTCCTGCGGGAACTCTCCCTGCCCGAAGACAGGACCGCCTTTGTGGAGGAGACCAACCAGAAATATGGGGGGCTCATCCACCATATCCGGCGATCCTTCGAGATGATTCGGGGCAGTGACCGGCGCGTCCGGCGCCAGGAGCGGGGTGATGAACCGGACCTGGACGCCCTGATCGAAGCCCAGGTCACCCTGCGCCTGGGACAGGAGATGGAAAACCGCCTGTTTGAGCGCATGGATCGCGTGGATCGCCGCGTTGCCACCCTGATCCTCGCCGACATGAGCGGTTCGACCAAAGGGTGGGTCAACGACGCCATCCGTGAAAGCCTGATTCTGTTGAGCCGGGCCCTGGTGATTCTCGACGACCGTTTTGCCATCTATGGCTTCTCCGGCAACACCCGCAAGCAGTGCGAATTTTACCGGGTCAAGGCATTTACCGACCCCATGGACGCCGCCGCCTACCGCCGCATCGCCGCCATCGCGCCCAAGGATTATACCCGCATGGGGGTGTTCATTCGTCGCGCCATAGACATCCTTAAGACCCAGGAGGCTCGTTCACGCCTGCTCATCACCATCTCCGATGGCCGTCCGGAGGATTATGACAGCTTTCTGGATGGCTAC
- a CDS encoding CbbQ/NirQ/NorQ/GpvN family protein, translating into MATPPPIAPEDNFITTEPHYQATGHEITLFLAAYANRLPILLKGPTGCGKTRFVEHMAWRLRRPLITVSCHEDMTSTDLVGRFLVIGGDTVWEDGPLARAVRHGGICYLDEIVEARKDTTVVIHPLADDRRILPMEKRGTLLKAAPEFCLVISYNPGYQSVLKDLKQSTRQRFVALEFDYPEAALEVRIVAREAGIQQDVAESLVRFGHLTRNLKGNGLEEGASTRLLVHAGKLLHAGVDPLTACTGAITHALTDDSEMTSAISALCASIF; encoded by the coding sequence ATGGCCACACCACCACCGATCGCCCCGGAAGACAACTTTATCACCACGGAACCCCACTACCAGGCTACCGGCCATGAAATCACCCTCTTTCTGGCCGCCTATGCCAACCGCCTCCCCATCCTGCTCAAGGGCCCGACCGGCTGCGGCAAAACCCGTTTTGTCGAACATATGGCTTGGCGCCTGCGCCGCCCGCTGATCACCGTCTCCTGCCACGAAGATATGACCTCCACCGACCTGGTGGGGCGTTTTCTTGTGATCGGCGGCGATACGGTCTGGGAGGATGGACCGCTGGCACGGGCCGTCAGGCATGGCGGCATCTGCTATCTGGACGAGATCGTCGAGGCCCGCAAAGACACCACTGTGGTGATCCACCCGCTGGCCGATGATCGGCGTATTCTGCCCATGGAAAAGCGGGGAACGCTGCTCAAAGCCGCACCGGAGTTTTGCCTGGTCATCTCCTACAATCCTGGCTATCAGAGTGTCCTGAAAGATCTCAAACAAAGTACCCGTCAGCGCTTTGTCGCCCTGGAATTCGACTATCCGGAGGCCGCTTTGGAGGTACGCATCGTGGCCCGGGAGGCGGGTATCCAGCAGGATGTGGCCGAGTCCCTGGTGCGTTTTGGCCATTTAACCCGCAATCTCAAGGGCAATGGCCTGGAGGAGGGGGCCTCAACCCGCCTGCTGGTCCACGCTGGCAAACTGCTGCACGCCGGGGTCGATCCCTTGACGGCCTGCACTGGAGCCATCACCCACGCCCTGACGGATGACTCGGAAATGACCTCCGCCATCAGCGCGTTATGTGCGTCGATCTTCTGA